The Cytobacillus sp. NJ13 sequence TTCCGGTATATTTACATAGTTCACTGTCTCAATGCCTTCTTCAGGATAGCTGAAAATCCATTTCCAGTCAGCAGATGTTACATGTATTGTAATAGGTTCTTTTTCTTCATAGCCCTTTGGTGTTTCTTCCAGAGCGTAAAGAGTTTTTACTGTCGGGATTGTTAGGGCAATGACAATTAATATCGGAATCCCAGTCCAGATAATTTCAAGGAGTGTACTGCCATGCTCCTCCGGGGGTTCATAATCTTTATTTTCAGGTCGTTCCCTGTATTTCCAGACAATATAGCCGAACAATCCAAAAACAACTGCAACGACAAGAAGCATCCAGATCAGGGACCAGTTAATTAATTCGGTTATGCTTCTTGCAACGGGGCCCTGAGGTTCAAATACAACCATATTGCAGCCGCTGAGAACCATTAAGGGCAATAGAGCTGTTAAAGAGAGCAGAATTTTCTTCATCTGATGTTTCATCTCCTTTTGACAAAAAACTATTGTTAAATAATTCACAAATAATGTGCGGGTTTTCACAAAGATGCCAAAAAAATATATAGCTGGTAAACATAAACATCCTTTAAACCTTTATTTAACTTAGTTATCACTGTGTAAATGATCTTAACATAAGCAAATGTGAAAAGTTGTGACAAAAGTGGGAAGGAAATAAATGTAAGTGGATTGGGCATCTGATAATTTTGCACAAATAGCATTAATGCAGGGTTTTGGTCATCAAAACAACTTTTGAACAAATTTTGAACTTTAATGCGACACCCTAAATTTCTGAATTACTTTAACCTCGAGCAATAAATCTCCAATAAAAACTTAAATGCAATAATTAATGAATGAATAAAGTTCATTCTCCCTTTGTTGAAAAATACTGAATAGTACAGTAACATGGACTAAAAATAGAGAAGGACAGGGTGAGGAAATGATTGATTTAAGAAGTGATACAGTTACAAAGCCAACTGAAGAAATGAGGAAAGCTGCTTATGAATCAGAAGTTGGGGATGACGTATATGGAGAGGATCCATCAATCAATAAATTGGAAGAGACTGCTGCTGAGGTGCTTGGTAAGGAGGCAGCTCTGTTTGTAACGAGCGGCACTCAGGGAAACCAGATTGCCATCTTAACACACTGCCGGCCGGGCAATGAAATCATTCTCGAAGCAGAAAGCCATATTTTTTATTATGAAAGCGGCGCTTCATCCGCATTTGCCGGCGTTCAGACAAGGACGCTAAATGGAATAAGAGGTGCAATGAATCCCTTTGAAGTGGAGTCTGCTATTAGGGGAGAAGATCAGCATTATCCGGAAACAGGATTGATTTGTCTGGAAAATACTCATAACAGAGCTGGCGGTGCCGTAATACCTATAGATAATATGAAAGGAATATACAGCATTGCAAAAACCAATAATATACCCGTACATATTGATGGGGCAAGATTGTTTAATGCAGCCGCAGCCTTAAACCTGCCAGCTTCTGAATTGGCGTATCATTGTGACACTGTGCAAGTATGTCTCTCCAAGGGGCTCGGAGCTCCTGTGGGTTCCATTCTTGCAGGAAGCAGAGAATTTATTTCTGCAGCAAGAAAATGGCGGAAAAGATTGGGCGGGGGGCTCCGCCAGGCTGGGATTATAGCTGCTCCCGGACTTGTTGCATTAACGAATATGAGAGAGCGTTTAGCCGAGGATCACGAAAATGCTCAATATCTTGAACAGAGACTTGGACAAATCAAAGGCATTGAAATCGTCAATCAAGTTGATACGAATATCATTGTCGCTGATGTAAAAAATCTTAAAATGAATTCATCTGAATTTGTTGAAAGGTTAAAAGATGAAGGCGTGCTTTCAGGAACTTTTGGACCCTCTTATGTGCGTTTTGTCACTCACTATGACGTGACTAAGCTCCAACTTGATCATGCAATAAAAGCCGTTCAAAAAACGCTTGAGCAAACTTTTTAATCAGATTTAGAACGCATGTTCTCCGTTAAACATGCGTTTTTCTGTTTCAAATTATTCTTTGCATCGGAACAAAAGTGTAATGCTTGGAATGAAAATGACTTTGATGCCAAATGCTGTGATAGGGATAGCCTTGATGAATAGGCTGCCACCAGGCCCCATAGTGCATCTGAGGATATCCATAATAATGTGCACCATCTATGCCTGTAATTATATATTGCCCCAAAGAAAACCCTCCTTGTTATCTTTATCAATAAGATATGCCAAACAATGTTTACGTTCTCTTTCGATGATTTCTCAATTTTTCCACCTATACTTTATGACTGACTCCATATGATAAGAAAGTTGAAATAACACTTTCTAAAGGAGAATTGAAAATGAAATTAAAGAAAAATTTTCTGCTTGGCCTCTTCCTGATTCTCATGCTTGCGGCATGTAATAATAATGCTGAGCAAGGAATGGATTCCGGGGCATTAACAGGGGAAGATCTCCAGGAAATAAGCAATACGAATAATGTGAATGTGGATAGAGAAAGGCGGGGAGCAGCACCTCTGGAATTGCAGCGTGTTAATAATGGCTATCTCACCATTGACCCGAATTCTTACAGTACAGCAACACCAAGTCAGGAATTTCCACACAGCCAATTAACAGATGATGGCGGAATGCCCTTATTCCAATTCGGAGAAGACCAGCAGCAAGATCAGGGGATGACACCCCAACAGCCTGAAAGCCGCCAATTTGCGCAGCCAGATCGGCAGGGAGGCGGACAGCAGCCAGAATCAGCTGCACCACAAGAAGGTAGAGATAGCGGACAGGCACCCGCAGCTCAAAATGATGCAATAAATAACTTTGAATCTAAAGTAATCGAATTAACAAATGCAGAACGTCAGAAAAATGGCCTAAATGCATTAAAATCAGATAATCCGCTAAGTAATGTTGCACAAGCGAAATCAAATGATATGCAGCAGAAAAATTACTTTTCTCATACAAGCCCAACTTATGGTTCTCCATTTGATATGATGAGGGATTTTGGGGTCAATTACAGCAGCGCTGGCGAAAATATTGCAATGGGACAGCAGACTCCTGAACAAGTTGTTCAAGCGTGGATGGATAGTGAAGGGCATCGGAAAAATATCTTAAACGGCACTTTCACACATATTGGTGTTGGATATACGGAAAATGGCTCCTATTGGACACAAATGTTTATAGCTAAATAAAAGGAAATCGGCTAATGCTAATTAGCCGATTTCTTTTTTGTTGATTAAAGGTTCAAGCTGATTTTTTATATCATCAAGCAATTCATGAATGGTCATTTCGTTATTTGTTTGCCCTTTATCAAGAGCAGATTCCAAAAGCTTTGCAAAATCACTAAAGTTAGTATTCATAATAGACACCTTCAAACAGCAATGTATTTTATGACTCTATTCCCTTTTAAGATTTTTTAAAACTTGTTATATACTATTTATTTTCCGGCGGAGCCGTGACAAATAGTGAACAATCATTCAACCTTGGTTTTTTTATAAATGTTTAAGTTCTAAAACAGCTGGGGAATTAATACTGATAAATTTTTTTGGCTGCCCCCATACCTGTCTGATACACAGCGAATAGTATAGCAGGAAAGAGATTTTAGTTTCATTAAATCAGGAGGTCTGGTTATGAGATTGGTGCAAATGGATATTGATCAGCTATTAGAAGCCACATCGGAAATTGCCGAAGAAGAACTTGGCTATATGATCAGACATGTAGAAATTGATCATTTATTAGAGCGAACCCAGGATTGGTAATATATTTGGAAACTCCCCTCAGTCAGGAACTGAGGGGAGTTTTTATGCTGAAAACTTATTTTCTTGTAATTGATCCTTAAATCGAAGCGTTTTTGCAGAAGATATTACTACACCTAAGATGACTATTCCTCCTCCGATTAACTGATACAAATACAATTTTACCTCAGTAAAATACAATGCGAATATGATGGCGAAAACAGGAAGAAGATTCAGGAAAACCCCTGCTTTGGCTGCACCTATTAAGGAAACTCCAAAATTCCAGGATAGAAAAGCCATAATTGAAGCCAGGAAACCAACATACAGCAAGATTCCTGCTGAAGTTAAGGAGAAGACAGGCTCTTCTTCCATCACCAAATATTCAATCAAGCTTAAGGGCGCCAATAGTAAAATGCCGAGAAATGATGATGCATAAAAAGCAGATAGCACAGGCAATACGTCTGAATATTTTTTACCAATTACCGAATACAATGCCCACATAATGACTGCTGCCAATACGTATAAATCTCCAGCATTTATTTTCCATGAAAGAAACATTTCAATCGATCCCTTTGAAATAATATATAAAATCCCAAAGACTGACAGGAGAATTCCTGCTGCCTGGTGAGCTAGAAGCTTTTCTCTTAATATAAATATGGCTAGAATAGCGATAAATAGGGGTGTAGTACTATTTACCACTGATGCATTAATCGAAGTGGTGTATTGCAGCGCAAAATAAATGATTGTATTGTAACCGGCAACGCCTGTCACCGCCAATAGCAAAAGTATCCGCTTATGCTGCCAAATAATGTTCCAATCTTTTTTTAGCTGCTTGACCATAAATGGAGTTAAAAGCAAGAATGCAATGATCCATCGCATTAGGGAAAAGAGGAGAGGTGGAAAATAATCGACACCAATTCTGCCAATAACAAAATTACCTCCCCAAATCATGTTCGCTAAAATCAGCATTAAAAAACCGTACTTTTTGTTTGTCTCATCCAGCATTTGAGAAAACCTTCTTCCTGCACTGTAATAAAATAAATTTTACCTTTAATGTCAATAAAATTCATTAATTTCAGAAAATAAATAAATATAAATTTGTAACTATTGGAAGATTTATCCCGTCAACTTACTTAAAAAGGGGTGTCTTCTATGAAGAAAAAATGGCTTTTTCTAGGCGGAATCACACTGATCATTATTTTACTGGCGTCTTTTTCATTCCTTAACAGATTGAAAATTGTCAATAATCCGGCAGAAAATAATGGAGAAGTTACAGTTCTGGATAATAAAGTGTGGGAAATCACATTTTCAAAAGAACTTAATCCAGATAGTGTCAACAGCAGCTCCGTTTATATTTTGAATGAAGAGGGGGGAAAAGAGCAGGTAAAAATCTCTCTGGAGAATAATAATAAATCCATTGAAATTCAGCCCCCTGCTGAAGGATATAATCTAAATTCTCCACATTATACCTTGGTCCTGACAAAAGATATCAAAACAGAGGGCGGGCAAAATCTGAATCAATCAGTAAAAACTGCTTTCAAAGTTATAGATACTCTGCCGGCAATCGGCTCAAGAAATAAATTGAACAATTACTTCTCAAAAATGCTAAATGAAGAAAGGACTTTCCTTGCAGGAAGGGATATGGCAGTGAGCGAGGAGAACAGCAATGAAAAGAGCTCAGCAGATTCTGCAGGTGCAGATTATTCCGGGACAAATGTTCAAGTAGCCGGTATAGATGAGGCTGATCTGATAAAAACGGATGGCACGCATATATACAAAATCACTGATAATAAAGTCCAGATTATTAAGGCCATGCCGGCTGATAAAATGAAGATGGATTCTGAATTAACATTTAATCAAGCCTTCTCTCCTTATCAATTATTTATAGAAGGGAATCAATTAATAGTTGTGGGCCACAGCTATAAAGATGCTCCTGATCATATTGGAAAAGCGGCTTCAGAAAAAAAGATTGCTCCAGCATTTCATTCCACAAAAACGATTGTTTTCAATATCGAAAATAAACAAAAACCAAAACAAATTAGAGAGGCAGACATCGAAGGCAGTTTGCTTGCTTCCAGGCTAATGGATGGAAAGGTATATTTGATTACAAGTTATTATCCCGAATATTGGATTCTGGAAAGAAATAAAAATGCAGATCTGCGTCCTCGGTATTTTGATACTGCCAAGAGCAGGGAGCAGCAGATCGTTGATTATGATGAGATAAAATATTTTCCTGGTTCCCAAAACGCAAATTATATTAATATAGCTGTATTGAGTGTAAGAGCAAGCAGAGAGCCACTATCTGTCACAAGCTACTTAGGCAGCGGAAATGAATTCTACATGTCCAATAATAATCTATATTTATCAGCCGCCAATTACAGTAATGAAATCATCGCAGACAGACAGATGCCCCATCCGGATACGAGCATCTATAAGTTCAATATTAAAGGCGGAAGAGTCGAGTTTCAGACATCAGCTGAAATAAAAGGCACCGTTTTAAATCAGTTTTCAATGGATGAATATAATGGAAACTTCAGAGTGGTAACAACCAAGGGGGAGGCCAGGGACGAAAGAACTCCCTCATCTAACAGCCTTTATATTCTGGATAAAAATTTAAATCAGATTGGACAGCTTGAAGACCTGGCTAGAGGGGAAAGGATTTATTCTGCAAGGTTTATGAATGACCGAATTTATATGGTTACTTTTAAGGAAACGGACCCGCTCTTTGTCATTGATGGGTCAGATCCGGAAAAACCTTCTGTACTGGGTGAATTAAAAATTCCCGGCTTCAGCAATTATCTGCACCCATTGGATGAAAACCATCTCATTGGCTTCGGACATGATACGAAGATAACAGGAGGCAAGGGACCAGGCAGTCAGCCTGTTATTACAACGGACGGTGTTAAAATATCTTTATTTGATGTAAGCAATACAAATAAGCCCGTGGAAAAAGATACAGAAATAATAGGAGGACGCGGAACATATTCACCTTTAAATTACGATCACAAAGCACTGCTCATTCATAAAAAGAATAATCTATATGGATTCCCCATTTCGATCTACCAAAATAAAGAAGGAAGCCAGTTTGAATCCAAATTCGACTTCCAGGGTGCGTTAGTATACAAAATTACTGCCCAAAATGGAATCGAGCTTCAAAGTAAAATTACCCATCAGACAGAAAATGCAATCTATGAAGAATGGGAAGATACAATCGAAAGGCTTATCTATATCGGTGACCACATTTATAGCATTTCTCCAAAAAAAGTTGATGCATACCATATAGATGGATTCAAAAAAGCAGGAGAACTTGAGTTAAATTAATTTAAAGGAACCGGCCTCTTTTCTGGCTGGTTCTTTTTCTTAATCCGCCGATAAAAAACAATAATGGAAATAAATTACCATATATTTGAATAGAAATGTTGAATGAAGGCAAATATAATGCTAATAATATATAAATATAATTTTACTAAACGGCTGGTGAGTATATGAACGGCAGCAGTATTCCTAAATTGATATCGTCCGAATTGGCCATGCTTTGGAATACATATGTGGCAGATACTGCAGCAGTCTGCTGCATAAAGCACTATATAAAAACAAATGAAGATCCAGATGTCTTGCCGGTATTGAAGTACGCGCTATCTATCGCCCAGGATCACATAGACGACATTGCCTCACTCTTTAAAAAAGAAGAATTTCCAATACCTGATGGATTTAATGAAACAGACCTGCACAATGACACTCCCAAATTATTTTCAGACATAACCTATTTAAGATTCATGCATCATTTGGGAAGAACCGGATTGAATGCCTATTCACTTGCTAAGTCAGTTTCTGCAAGAAAAGACGTTCGCAGCATGTTTAAAAAATACTATGAACAAACTGAAAAACTTTTTGATATGGCTGCTGAGGCTATGCAAGAAAAGGGAATTTTCATTCGATCACCATATATAGAATATCCTAAGAAAGTAAAGTATGTATCAGACCATCGTTTTCTGGGGGGAATTGTAGGCAAAAGGAGGCAGCTGCTGGCCATTGAAATTGCCCATCTTGGTACGAATATCGAGTTATCCAATATTGCCAAAACCATGCTTTTGGCATTCAGCCAGGTAGCCAAACAAAAAAAAATAAGCGACTATTTTAAAAAAGGGTATGAAATGAGCCTGGAGCATGTAGA is a genomic window containing:
- the ltaE gene encoding low-specificity L-threonine aldolase — encoded protein: MIDLRSDTVTKPTEEMRKAAYESEVGDDVYGEDPSINKLEETAAEVLGKEAALFVTSGTQGNQIAILTHCRPGNEIILEAESHIFYYESGASSAFAGVQTRTLNGIRGAMNPFEVESAIRGEDQHYPETGLICLENTHNRAGGAVIPIDNMKGIYSIAKTNNIPVHIDGARLFNAAAALNLPASELAYHCDTVQVCLSKGLGAPVGSILAGSREFISAARKWRKRLGGGLRQAGIIAAPGLVALTNMRERLAEDHENAQYLEQRLGQIKGIEIVNQVDTNIIVADVKNLKMNSSEFVERLKDEGVLSGTFGPSYVRFVTHYDVTKLQLDHAIKAVQKTLEQTF
- a CDS encoding beta-propeller domain-containing protein, with protein sequence MKKKWLFLGGITLIIILLASFSFLNRLKIVNNPAENNGEVTVLDNKVWEITFSKELNPDSVNSSSVYILNEEGGKEQVKISLENNNKSIEIQPPAEGYNLNSPHYTLVLTKDIKTEGGQNLNQSVKTAFKVIDTLPAIGSRNKLNNYFSKMLNEERTFLAGRDMAVSEENSNEKSSADSAGADYSGTNVQVAGIDEADLIKTDGTHIYKITDNKVQIIKAMPADKMKMDSELTFNQAFSPYQLFIEGNQLIVVGHSYKDAPDHIGKAASEKKIAPAFHSTKTIVFNIENKQKPKQIREADIEGSLLASRLMDGKVYLITSYYPEYWILERNKNADLRPRYFDTAKSREQQIVDYDEIKYFPGSQNANYINIAVLSVRASREPLSVTSYLGSGNEFYMSNNNLYLSAANYSNEIIADRQMPHPDTSIYKFNIKGGRVEFQTSAEIKGTVLNQFSMDEYNGNFRVVTTKGEARDERTPSSNSLYILDKNLNQIGQLEDLARGERIYSARFMNDRIYMVTFKETDPLFVIDGSDPEKPSVLGELKIPGFSNYLHPLDENHLIGFGHDTKITGGKGPGSQPVITTDGVKISLFDVSNTNKPVEKDTEIIGGRGTYSPLNYDHKALLIHKKNNLYGFPISIYQNKEGSQFESKFDFQGALVYKITAQNGIELQSKITHQTENAIYEEWEDTIERLIYIGDHIYSISPKKVDAYHIDGFKKAGELELN
- a CDS encoding DUF3231 family protein — protein: MNGSSIPKLISSELAMLWNTYVADTAAVCCIKHYIKTNEDPDVLPVLKYALSIAQDHIDDIASLFKKEEFPIPDGFNETDLHNDTPKLFSDITYLRFMHHLGRTGLNAYSLAKSVSARKDVRSMFKKYYEQTEKLFDMAAEAMQEKGIFIRSPYIEYPKKVKYVSDHRFLGGIVGKRRQLLAIEIAHLGTNIELSNIAKTMLLAFSQVAKQKKISDYFKKGYEMSLEHVEYFLNVLKNDDVAYPSTWDGSITDSTTSPFSDRLMMFLIASITAVGVMDFGIAIGASIRKDLAIQYAKMMIKIGDFADDGAKIMIDNGWLEKPPQSLDREELRSK
- a CDS encoding DMT family transporter — translated: MLDETNKKYGFLMLILANMIWGGNFVIGRIGVDYFPPLLFSLMRWIIAFLLLTPFMVKQLKKDWNIIWQHKRILLLLAVTGVAGYNTIIYFALQYTTSINASVVNSTTPLFIAILAIFILREKLLAHQAAGILLSVFGILYIISKGSIEMFLSWKINAGDLYVLAAVIMWALYSVIGKKYSDVLPVLSAFYASSFLGILLLAPLSLIEYLVMEEEPVFSLTSAGILLYVGFLASIMAFLSWNFGVSLIGAAKAGVFLNLLPVFAIIFALYFTEVKLYLYQLIGGGIVILGVVISSAKTLRFKDQLQENKFSA